GACCAGGAAGAGAAGGACCATGGTCATGACCATCCGGGCCGTCAGCCCCCGGTCTGGACGGAACTTCGAACCTGCCACGCCGTTTCCTTCCCCCTGCGGATGTTCGGAGTGTAGTTCGGGCAGGTGAGAAACGGGTTAAAGCGGGCCGCCGCGTGTTCCCTGATTCGGGTGAAACGGGCCACAGGATCCGCGGTGGAAAACGCGCACGCAGGCACCGAGCGTGGCCGGACGTGTTCCCCGACAGCTGCCCGCTGGTGGGAACACGTCTGCCTCGGGGGCTCACCCGGACGGCGGTGGGACCGGTTGGGAGGGGCCCCTAGCCCGGGATGAGTCCGTCGTCCTGCAGCATCTCGCGCACCTCGTCCATGCTGGCGTCAGCGTGGGGGAGGATGAACTGCGAGGGCTCCAGGGAGTCGGGCGGCAGCGGCTTGCTGTCCTGCCGCACCTTCTCCAGGAGGTCGTGCAGGGCCGTGCGGAAGGTGGCCTCGTCACCGGACTCGATCGCCGCCTCCAGAGCGGCGTCGAACTCGTTGAGCAGCTCCAGGTCGGCTTCGGTGAGGTCCACCTGACCCTCACCCATGATGCGAACGATCACGAGCCCTCCCGGTTCCCGGCACCGTTGCCGCCCTCGATCTGCGGCGTGGCGCTGCCGCCGTTGCCGCCGCCCAGCTCAAGCTTCATGCGCTCGAGCTCGGCGTCGACCCCGGTCGTGCTCGCCAGCTGGTCGAGCTCGTGCTGGATGTCGTCGCGCGGGCCGCTGCCCGTGACGTCGTCCAGCGCGCCGGAGGCCAGGAGCTCGTCCACCGCGCCGGCGCGGGCCTGCATCTCGGCGGTCTTGTCCTCCGCCCGCTGCACGGCCATGCCGACGTCGCCCATCTCCTCGGAGATGCCGGAGAAGGCCTCGCTGATCTGCGTCTGGGCCTGGGCGGCGGTGTAGGTCGCCTTGATGGTCTCCTTGCGCGTGCGGAAGGCGTCGACCTTCGCCTGCAGGCGCTGGGCGGCCATCGTGAGCTTCTGCTCTTCGCCCTGGAGGTTGGCGTGCTGCTCGCGCAGGCCCTCGATCTGGCTGGTGAGACCGGAGCGACGGGTGAGGGCCTCGCGAGCGAGGTCCTCACGGCCCTGGGTCAGGGCCGCCCGGCTCTGGTTCTCCAGCTTGCCGGACTGCTGCTCGAGCTGCTGGATCTGGAGCTCGACCCGCTTACGGGAGGTCGCGACGTCAGCGACACCGCGACGAACCTTCTGCAGGAGTTCGAGCTGTTTCTGGTACGAGTAGTCGAGGGTTTCCCTGGGGTCCTCGACAGAGTCCAGGGCCTTGTTGGCCTTGGACTTGAAGATCATCGAAAGTCGCTGAAACACGCTCATCGGCGTGGCCGTCCCCTTCTCGGTGCGTACATCGGCTGTTCCCAGCGGGCGCTTTGCCCAACCCTACGCGGTCTGGCCCGCGGTCGCCATAAAGCTATGACCGGCTACCCTGAGGGTGTGTTCCGACGTCGCTCCGCTTCCGCAGCCCCGGATTCGAACTCTGCCGAATCCGCCAGCCCTGAGGCCACTGAGGCCACCCAACCTAAGGGATATACCCCGAAGAAGGGTGTGCCCACCCCTAAGCGCAGGGAATCCGAAACCGCCCCGCGCCGACCGGTGAAGGCCCCTGAGACCCGTAAGGAGGCCTACCGCGCCTACCGGGATCGTCTCGAACGTCAACGCGGCACGACCGCCCGGCGTTCCGGTGCTCCCAAGGGCGACGAGAAGTACTTCCGTCAGCAGGACCTCGGGAAGGCCCGCGCCTTCGCCCGCGACTTCATCGACTCGCGTCGCAGCGCCAGTGAGTTCTTCCTGCCGTTCTCGATCCTGATCATCGCGCTGCTGTTCATCAACAACCCGCTCTTCCAGGTCGGTGTGGCCTACGTCCTGTGGCCCCTGATGATGGTCACGATCGTCGCCGAGGGCGTGATGGTCGGCCGCACGGTCAAGCGCCGGGCCACGGAGTACTTCCCCGACGACCCCGCGATCAAGGGCATCGGCATGTACGCCGCGATGCGCCAGCTGCAGTTCCGGCGCCTGCGTCTGCCCAAGCCCCGCGTCAAGGTCGGCGAGGACCCCACCCCGAACAGCGCCCGCTGAACGGCGAGCCGTCCCACCACATCCCCATCCCGTCCGACGTGAGCAGGGCCGGTGCGCGCACCGGCCCTTCACCTCGTGTTCCGGCCCGTCGTCTGGGAGCGTTCCCATCCACCGGTGGCCGCGGCTCGGCAACGGTGGCGCCGACCACTAGAGTTCCCCCATGGAATTTCGGCATCTAGGCAACAGCGGTCTCATCATCAGTGAGATCGCCTACGGGAACTGGATCACCCACGGATCCCAGGTCGAGGAGGACACCGCCGCCTCCTGCGTCCGCGCCGCACTCGACGCGGGCGTCACCACCTTCGACACCGCGGACGTCTACGCCCAGGGCAAGGCCGAGGAGGTCATGGGCCGCGCACTGAAGGGCGAGCGCCGCGACGGCCTGGAGATCTTCTCCAAGGTCTACTGGCCCATGGGCCCGGGCAGGAACGACAAGGGCCTGTCCCGTAAGCACATCATCCGAGGCTGCGAGGACTCCCTTCGCCGCATCGGAACCGACTACCTGGACCTGTACCAGGCGCACCGGTTCGACTACACCACCCCGTTGGAAGAGACCATGCGGGCCTTCGAGGACCTGGTCCGCCAGGGCAAGGCCCTCTACATCGGCGTCTCCGAGTGGCGCGCCGAGGAGATCGAGCGGGCGCTCAAGATCGCCGACGAGATGGGCTTCGACCGGATCGTCTCCAGCCAGCCGCAGTACAACATGATCTGGCGGGTCATCGAGTCCGAGGTCGTCCCGCTCTCCGAGCGCGAGGGCATCGGCCAGATCGTCTGGTCCCCCATCGCGGGCGGCATCCTCACCGGTAAGTACAAGCCGGGCCAGGAGCTCCCCCCGGGTTCGCGCGCCAGCGACCCCAAGAGCGAGAAGTTCCTCGCCGACAAGGTCTCCGACCAGACCCTGCTGGAGCGGGTGCAGCAGTTGGAGCCGCTGGCCGCCGAGGCCGGGCTGACCCTGTCGCAGCTGTCCGTGGCGTGGGTGCTGCAGAACCCGAACGTGTCCGCCGCCATCATCGGCGCCTCCCGGCCCGAGCAGGTCGAGAGCAACGTCCAGGCGGCCGGGGTCAAGCTCGACGCTGGCCTGATGGCCCGGATCGACGAGGTCCTGGGCGACAGTATCGAGCGCGATCCGGCACTCACCAGGAGCCCGGAGAACATCCGCGGCTAGCAACGTCCGCCACCGGCCAGCGTTAACCGGCACCAGCCAGCGCTGACCGACACCACGACGTACGAGGGCCCCGGTGTCCGGGAGCAGTTCAGACACCGGGGCCCTCGTAGGTCCAGCGGGGGCTACTCGGCCGCGAGAGGCATCGTGTAGACCTCCCGGTCCTCCTCCAGCAGGGCGACGCTGCCCACGCCGCCCTCCGCGAGTTCGGCCCAGTTCTCGCCCAGCCAGCTCTCGGCGTCGCCGCGCGACGTGAACGACTCGGTCGGCAGCTCCTCCGCCTTCGACTGGGCCCCGTCCGCCTCGTGATACCGCCACGTCCACGTCATGTTCGACCGCCCTTCGTCGCCGGTTCCACGGTGGGTACACCGCGATCCTGTGCCGAGCTTAACCAAGGCTTGGCCCACGATGCTGTTTACTTTTTCGGGTGCGTATCCGATTTCTGGGGACAGCGGGTCACACGGGCTGGCCAGCCCCACAGTGCACCTGCTCGTCCTGCAACAAGGCCCGCGCGGATCGCCGACTGCCGCTGAGGGTGACCGTCGACGACCGTTTCCGCCTGCGCGAGTCCGGAGCCGTGGGCCCGGTCCCGCCGGGGTACGCGGTGACGCCCACTCCGGACGGCGTCCTGGTCGAGAGCGCCGACGGCGGGCGTCTGCTCTACGCCCGTTCCGGCCCGGGGCCGCTGCCCGGGGGGCCGCCCGCAGAAGCCCCGCCCACGGGGTCGTCGGTGTACTCCTCCGCGCCCGAGCAACAGGTGGACATGGTCATCGTGGACGCCGCCCAGCGCCCGGAGATCATCGGGGAGCTGCGCCGTTCCGGAGTGATCGGGGTGACCACCGCCGTGGTGGCTGTCGGCGGCGACCACCGGATCCGCTCCCCCGAGGAGTTCGCGCGGCGCGCCCGCCTGTGGGGCGCCCTGGTACCGGGG
This DNA window, taken from Nocardiopsis exhalans, encodes the following:
- the pspAA gene encoding PspA-associated protein PspAA — protein: MIVRIMGEGQVDLTEADLELLNEFDAALEAAIESGDEATFRTALHDLLEKVRQDSKPLPPDSLEPSQFILPHADASMDEVREMLQDDGLIPG
- a CDS encoding PspA/IM30 family protein; the encoded protein is MSVFQRLSMIFKSKANKALDSVEDPRETLDYSYQKQLELLQKVRRGVADVATSRKRVELQIQQLEQQSGKLENQSRAALTQGREDLAREALTRRSGLTSQIEGLREQHANLQGEEQKLTMAAQRLQAKVDAFRTRKETIKATYTAAQAQTQISEAFSGISEEMGDVGMAVQRAEDKTAEMQARAGAVDELLASGALDDVTGSGPRDDIQHELDQLASTTGVDAELERMKLELGGGNGGSATPQIEGGNGAGNREGS
- a CDS encoding DUF3043 domain-containing protein, whose protein sequence is MTGYPEGVFRRRSASAAPDSNSAESASPEATEATQPKGYTPKKGVPTPKRRESETAPRRPVKAPETRKEAYRAYRDRLERQRGTTARRSGAPKGDEKYFRQQDLGKARAFARDFIDSRRSASEFFLPFSILIIALLFINNPLFQVGVAYVLWPLMMVTIVAEGVMVGRTVKRRATEYFPDDPAIKGIGMYAAMRQLQFRRLRLPKPRVKVGEDPTPNSAR
- a CDS encoding aldo/keto reductase family protein, coding for MEFRHLGNSGLIISEIAYGNWITHGSQVEEDTAASCVRAALDAGVTTFDTADVYAQGKAEEVMGRALKGERRDGLEIFSKVYWPMGPGRNDKGLSRKHIIRGCEDSLRRIGTDYLDLYQAHRFDYTTPLEETMRAFEDLVRQGKALYIGVSEWRAEEIERALKIADEMGFDRIVSSQPQYNMIWRVIESEVVPLSEREGIGQIVWSPIAGGILTGKYKPGQELPPGSRASDPKSEKFLADKVSDQTLLERVQQLEPLAAEAGLTLSQLSVAWVLQNPNVSAAIIGASRPEQVESNVQAAGVKLDAGLMARIDEVLGDSIERDPALTRSPENIRG